The Actinomycetes bacterium sequence CGGCGCGACCTGAGGGCGCCGCGAGAGGCTAGGCCTACTACTGGGCCACCCGTCACCTCCGGGCCCTCACGGAAGAGCGGCCGGTCCAGCGCCAAGGGCTCGCGCCTTGTGATCACTGAGGGGCCACTGGCAGGAACCGTCGTTCCGCTGGGCTCAGCCACCGTGACTATTGGTCGAGCTCCCGACTCCACGTTGGTGTTGGACGATGATTACTCCTCAACTAATCACGCCAAGATTTATCGAGTGGATGAGCAGTGGGTTGTTGAGGATCTCAACTCCACCAACGGCACCTGGCTTAGCAAGACCCGGATTTCGCGGCCGACCGTGCTACCGGTGGATATGCCTTTGCGCGTTGGTAGAACTGTGATGCAGGTGCGCAAGTGAGTTCAATCCACCTTCGCTACGCCGCCCGGTCAGACGTCGGGCTGCGCCGTCCTGGCAACGAAGACAGTGGATTTGCCGACGGCAGCCTGATCATGGTGGCTGACGGTATGGGTGGCCACGCCGCTGGGGAATTGGCCAGCGCAATGGCCGTGGCAACGTTCGCCGAGATAGCCGCCGAGCCAGTTGCGGAAGCTGACGTTGCAGTGCACCTGACCGATGGCGTGGCAGAACTAGAGGAGCGGATTGGTGACGTGGTTGCTGCCGATCCCAGCAATCAGGGGATGGGCACCACCGTCACTGGCCTGGCGCCAAACGGTCCACATGTAGTGATCTTCCATGTCGGCGACTCTCGGGCCTACCTTCTGCGTGATGGGCAACTGGCACAGATCACCAAAGACCACACTTACGTGCAGAGTTTGGTGGATGCGGGCGAAATCACCCCTGACGAAGCACTGCGCCATCCCCGACGCAACCTACTGAACCGCGCAGTCGACGGTATCCACAGTGTGGAAGCCGATCTATCGGTGCGGGAGACCAGAGCGGGTGACCGCTTCCTGTTGTGCACGGACGGCTTGTCCGGCGTCGTCTCCGACGAGCGCATTGCCGAGGTGTTGTTGGAAGTTTCTGACCTCACCGCTGCGGTCACACAGCTAGTTGACATGGCGCTCGAGGCGGGCGCACCAGATAACGTGACCGTGGTCGTGGCTGACGTGCTTAACGAGACGAACGGTGACAGCGACGGGGTACCGGTGGTTGTCGGGGCCGCTGGCGAACCCCAGAACCGAGCGCGGCTTCCGCAGGTTCCCTGGCCCGAGGACGAACAACCCGATCCGGATCAAGTTTCACCGCCACCACCGCCACCTGCAGAACCGCTCGACTCGCAAGACCCTGAGTTGGAGCCACCGCGGCGGCCAGTCTGGATGAAATCAGCCATCATCGCGGTCGGAGCGGCTGTCGGCATACTTGCGCTCGTCGGCGTCTCGCTCACCTGGTGGATTTCGCAGCAGTGGTACGTCGGCGAGAGTGGTGGCTACGTCGCCATCTATCGAGGTGTGGAGGGAAATCTTGGTCCGGTGCCACTGCATCGAGTGGATGAGATTACCGACTTGCCGGTGAGTCAACTCCCCAGTTACGACCTCAACACCTTGCAGTCCGGGGTCGAAACAACGACACGGGCGGGCGCGGAGGAAGTCGTCGCTAACTTACGTGAGCAAGCCGCGAACTGTCAGGTGAATCCGGCGGATCCGGGCTGCCCCAAAGACGAGCTCCGCTGATGAGCGCACCTGCGACCGCATCACCACCACGATCTGTTGACCAACCGACCCGCCGTACCCAGGAACTGGGACTGCTGATTCTTGGTTTTGCCATCGGGGCGGTAGCGCTAGCGAATGTCGGTTGGGGGACGGGAATCGGACTCCCCGGGCGCTACTGGTTGTGCCTGGCTGTCATGGCCATCGCCGGAGTTCTCGCCCACCTCGCGGTTCGCCGCTGGGCGCCCTATGCCGAACCCATAATGTTGCCCACGGCCTACCTGTTGAACTTCCTCGGTCTCGCGATGATCTACCGCCTGGACATCGCTGCTGCCGAGCGTGCCGTGGAGAACGGTAGCCCCACCCCGACACCAGAGTCCTCCGGTCAACTCACCTGGACCATACTGGGCGTGCTGCTCCTCGGGGCGGTGCTGCTGCTGGTCAAGGATCACCGAAAGCTGCAGCGCTACACCTATATCTCCATGCTGCTCGGGGTACTGCTCCTACTGCTACCGCTGTTTCCCTTCATCGGTCACACCGTGAATGGAGCGACGCTGTGGATCAAGATCGGCCCACTCACTTTTCAGCCAGGTGAACTTGCCAAGATCGTGCTAACGCTGTTTCTAGCGGGCTACCTGGTCACCCATCGAGATTCGCTAGCTACCGTGCGCCGGAAAGTGCTGGGCATTTCACTGCCCCGATTGCGGGACACCGGTCCGCTGCTTGGCGCCTGGTTGCTCGCCTTGGCGATCATGGCCTTCGAGACCGACCTCGGCACTGCTTTGATCTTCTACGGCCTGTTCATCGCGATGGTCTACGTCGCGACTCAGCGGATCGGCTGGGTGATCCTGGGTGCCCTAATGTTCGCCCTCGGGGCCACGGTCTTGTATTTCCTGTTTGACCACGTCAAAGTTCGAGTTCAGATCTGGTTGGACCCGTTCCAATACGCCAACGACTCCGGCTACCAAATCGTGCAGTCGCTCTACGGCTTCGCCAACGGCGGCATGTTTGGGACCGGTTGGGGCCAGGGATATCCGCAGTTTGTTCCCTTCGCCAGCAGCGACTTCATTCTTGCCTCATTCGGTGAGGAACTGGGGCTGACCGGCATGATTGCGCTGCTGCTGTTTTACGGCATCCTGGTGCAACGTGGCTTCCGCACGGCAGTGGCTTGCCGTGACAGTTTCGGCCGGCTTTTCGCGGCCGGACTCGCCAGCGTCTTTGCACTGCAGGTGTTTGTTGTTGCCGGTGGCGTAACCAAGCTGATTCCCATGACCGGTCTCACCACTCCGTTCCTCTCAGCGGGTGGGTCGGCCCTCATCGCGAACTGGATCATGATCGGTCTGCTGTTGCGAATTTCCGACATCACCCGTCTGCCGAACCCACACGTCACGCCGGAACCAATGCGACCAGACGCTCAGGTGATCGCGCGATGACCCGCAGTCTTATCCGCCTAGCAGCGGTCTGCGCACTATTGCTGCTGGCCCTGCTGGCAAACCTGACCTTTATTCAGATCTACAAGGCGGACGAGTACCGATCCGCTAGCGGAAACGCCAGAGCGATCCTGCAGGAATACAGCCGAGATCGCGGGCCCATCCTGGTGGGCCGGAAAGCGGTCGCCGAAAGCGTGGAAACCAACGACGAACTGAAGTACTTGCGCACCTACTCCAACGGTCCGCTGTACGCGTCCGCCACCGGGTTCTACTCCCTGGTCTACGGCGCTACCAGTATCGAGCGCGCTGAAAACCCAGTTCTGGCCGGTACTGACGATCGACTGCTCTTCGACCGAATGCAGCAACTCATCGCGGGCCGGGATCCACAAGGTGGCACGGTCACCCTAGGTCTGGTGGCCCAAGCCCAGCAAGCAGCCTACGAAGGCCTTGCCGGACGCACGGGTGCAGTGGCAGCGATCGAGCCAAAGTCAGGAAAGATCCTGGCGTTGGCGCAGTCACCCTCGTTTGACCCCAATCAACTCTCCTCCCACAACAGCAGCGAAATCCAGAAGTACTACAAGAGGTTGACTGCGGACCCTGCCGAGCCGCTGCTGAATCGACCGATCGCTTCGTCCAGCCCGCCCGGCTCCACCTTCAAAGTTGTCGTTGCCGCCGCGGCACTAGAATCGGGTGAATTCACACCGCAATCGGTCATTCCCGGGCCGGAAACCTACACGCTGCCCGGCACCTCAACCAAAGTTCGCAACGCTTCTCGCACTGCCTGCTCGCCGACCGGCAAACTCACACTCACCGAGGCTCTTGTGGTCTCGTGTAATACCGCCTTCGCTTGGCTAGCCAACCAACTAGGCGACAACGCACTGCGCAAGCAATCGGAAGACTTTGGGTTTGG is a genomic window containing:
- a CDS encoding FHA domain-containing protein — translated: MSELALTLLRLGFLMLLWVGIFQTLNVLRRDLRAPREARPTTGPPVTSGPSRKSGRSSAKGSRLVITEGPLAGTVVPLGSATVTIGRAPDSTLVLDDDYSSTNHAKIYRVDEQWVVEDLNSTNGTWLSKTRISRPTVLPVDMPLRVGRTVMQVRK
- a CDS encoding protein phosphatase 2C domain-containing protein; protein product: MSSIHLRYAARSDVGLRRPGNEDSGFADGSLIMVADGMGGHAAGELASAMAVATFAEIAAEPVAEADVAVHLTDGVAELEERIGDVVAADPSNQGMGTTVTGLAPNGPHVVIFHVGDSRAYLLRDGQLAQITKDHTYVQSLVDAGEITPDEALRHPRRNLLNRAVDGIHSVEADLSVRETRAGDRFLLCTDGLSGVVSDERIAEVLLEVSDLTAAVTQLVDMALEAGAPDNVTVVVADVLNETNGDSDGVPVVVGAAGEPQNRARLPQVPWPEDEQPDPDQVSPPPPPPAEPLDSQDPELEPPRRPVWMKSAIIAVGAAVGILALVGVSLTWWISQQWYVGESGGYVAIYRGVEGNLGPVPLHRVDEITDLPVSQLPSYDLNTLQSGVETTTRAGAEEVVANLREQAANCQVNPADPGCPKDELR
- a CDS encoding FtsW/RodA/SpoVE family cell cycle protein is translated as MSAPATASPPRSVDQPTRRTQELGLLILGFAIGAVALANVGWGTGIGLPGRYWLCLAVMAIAGVLAHLAVRRWAPYAEPIMLPTAYLLNFLGLAMIYRLDIAAAERAVENGSPTPTPESSGQLTWTILGVLLLGAVLLLVKDHRKLQRYTYISMLLGVLLLLLPLFPFIGHTVNGATLWIKIGPLTFQPGELAKIVLTLFLAGYLVTHRDSLATVRRKVLGISLPRLRDTGPLLGAWLLALAIMAFETDLGTALIFYGLFIAMVYVATQRIGWVILGALMFALGATVLYFLFDHVKVRVQIWLDPFQYANDSGYQIVQSLYGFANGGMFGTGWGQGYPQFVPFASSDFILASFGEELGLTGMIALLLFYGILVQRGFRTAVACRDSFGRLFAAGLASVFALQVFVVAGGVTKLIPMTGLTTPFLSAGGSALIANWIMIGLLLRISDITRLPNPHVTPEPMRPDAQVIAR
- a CDS encoding serine hydrolase, whose product is MTRSLIRLAAVCALLLLALLANLTFIQIYKADEYRSASGNARAILQEYSRDRGPILVGRKAVAESVETNDELKYLRTYSNGPLYASATGFYSLVYGATSIERAENPVLAGTDDRLLFDRMQQLIAGRDPQGGTVTLGLVAQAQQAAYEGLAGRTGAVAAIEPKSGKILALAQSPSFDPNQLSSHNSSEIQKYYKRLTADPAEPLLNRPIASSSPPGSTFKVVVAAAALESGEFTPQSVIPGPETYTLPGTSTKVRNASRTACSPTGKLTLTEALVVSCNTAFAWLANQLGDNALRKQSEDFGFGTTFEVPMPAAAGRYPADPDEAQTALTGIGQFDVRATALNMAQVVGAVAQGGSVMYPYLVTEIGRPDKTVLDRTQPQTVGRAVSSQTADQLTSMMVQVVSRGTGSNGAIRGVPVAGKTGTAENGDGSPDTVWFTSFAPASTPEVAVAVVLERNGGSGNSQAAPIARAVMEAVLGR